One Streptomyces sp. NBC_00554 DNA segment encodes these proteins:
- a CDS encoding GNAT family N-acetyltransferase, with protein sequence MTPTSFWTGKRVRLRGIEPDDWTAFMRFAVDEERLGDLLQPPRSAEGFRTWATEQATSKSDGECFRLAVEAVETGEIVGTVGSHHADPRAGWFEYGVTMGADHRRKGYAAEAVVTLLRFMFAERRYHKCLARVFAHNEASLALHRRLGFVEEGRLRDHVFFAGRYHDVVMLGMLADEFTRLHSMSGQLDSASNATRI encoded by the coding sequence TTGACGCCGACATCGTTCTGGACGGGCAAGCGGGTACGTCTGCGCGGTATCGAGCCCGACGACTGGACCGCGTTCATGCGCTTCGCCGTGGACGAGGAGCGGTTGGGAGACCTGCTGCAACCACCTCGCTCCGCCGAGGGCTTCCGTACCTGGGCGACGGAGCAGGCCACTTCCAAGTCCGACGGCGAATGCTTCAGGTTGGCTGTCGAAGCCGTCGAGACGGGGGAAATAGTCGGCACCGTCGGCTCGCATCACGCTGATCCACGTGCGGGCTGGTTCGAGTACGGGGTCACGATGGGCGCTGATCATCGGCGCAAGGGCTACGCGGCAGAAGCTGTGGTGACGCTGCTGCGTTTCATGTTCGCCGAGCGGCGCTATCACAAGTGCCTGGCGCGGGTCTTCGCACACAACGAGGCATCGTTGGCCCTTCATCGTCGGCTCGGTTTCGTCGAGGAGGGGCGCCTCCGTGATCACGTCTTCTTCGCTGGTCGTTACCACGATGTCGTCATGCTGGGCATGCTCGCTGACGAGTTCACGCGGCTGCACTCGATGAGTGGGCAGCTGGATTCCGCGTCGAACGCAACTCGTATTTGA
- a CDS encoding GNAT family N-acetyltransferase — protein sequence MISLREVRDSDLSTFWEHLSDPSAQQLAAFTGKYHYDRGLFDSHWAKIRSNPENLIRTVVADDEVVGHVSVYGPPDEREVTYWIDRAHWGRGIATAALTALLELVSTRPLYARAAADNAGSIRVLEKCGFVLTGHDKGFAQARDGEIDEVLLTLN from the coding sequence ATGATCTCTCTCCGCGAAGTGCGTGACAGCGACCTGTCCACCTTTTGGGAGCACCTGTCCGACCCCTCGGCGCAGCAACTTGCCGCGTTCACAGGGAAGTACCACTACGACCGGGGGCTCTTCGACAGCCATTGGGCGAAGATCCGTTCCAACCCCGAGAACCTGATACGAACCGTAGTTGCCGACGACGAGGTGGTCGGCCACGTCTCGGTGTACGGGCCGCCGGACGAACGCGAGGTCACGTACTGGATCGACCGGGCGCACTGGGGACGCGGAATCGCCACGGCGGCGCTCACGGCGTTGCTCGAACTCGTCAGCACCCGGCCGCTGTACGCCCGCGCGGCAGCCGACAACGCGGGCTCGATCCGCGTACTGGAAAAGTGCGGCTTCGTCCTCACCGGGCACGACAAAGGCTTTGCCCAGGCTCGCGACGGTGAGATCGACGAAGTTCTACTCACCCTGAACTGA
- a CDS encoding nitroreductase/quinone reductase family protein, which yields MPRDHDLKFRLVTSFQRRIGNPVTKLLPFQTLLETTGRKSGLPRRTPVGGRRVGTEFWIVSEYGDKSQYVRNIKADPSVRVRVKGRWHHGTAHLLTQDDARERLRSLPRLNSVAVAALGTNLLTVRVDLTDG from the coding sequence ATGCCCCGCGATCACGATCTCAAGTTCCGGCTGGTCACGTCGTTCCAGCGGCGGATCGGCAACCCGGTCACGAAACTGCTGCCGTTCCAGACGCTCCTGGAGACCACAGGGCGGAAGTCGGGGCTGCCCCGCCGAACCCCGGTCGGCGGACGCCGCGTCGGGACGGAGTTCTGGATCGTGTCCGAGTACGGCGACAAGTCGCAGTACGTGCGGAACATCAAGGCCGACCCGAGCGTCCGGGTCCGCGTAAAGGGACGTTGGCACCACGGCACGGCCCACCTGCTGACCCAGGACGACGCCCGCGAACGGCTCAGGTCCCTGCCACGGCTCAACAGCGTCGCGGTGGCCGCGCTCGGGACGAACCTGCTGACGGTACGGGTGGACCTGACGGACGGCTGA
- a CDS encoding DUF397 domain-containing protein, whose product MSTHDWQTSSYCQEGDACLHVAATEKTIHLTESSDPTRAILSTHPDIFGALLRALKKNQS is encoded by the coding sequence ATGTCCACGCATGACTGGCAGACCTCGTCCTACTGCCAGGAGGGCGACGCGTGCCTCCACGTCGCCGCCACCGAAAAAACGATCCATCTCACCGAAAGCAGCGACCCCACCCGAGCCATACTCTCGACCCACCCCGACATCTTCGGCGCCCTTCTCCGGGCGCTCAAGAAGAACCAGTCCTGA
- a CDS encoding helix-turn-helix transcriptional regulator — protein sequence MPPKPSASARRIRLAVELRKMRERAGMTATEAARTLGVSQGQLSNIESARFGVSPDRLRAMANTYTCSDQAFVEALVDIATDKTRGWWESYREVLPSGLLDLAELEHHATAVRTAYTTHVSGLLQTHDHAREIFRHVIPAPTPPEVEHRVSHRIKRQDVIYRADPIPYRTVIHEAALRMRVGGRDVARAQLQHLLDMSEQEHITVRVLAFDVGAFPGSGQSINYLHGPVPQLDTAQLDQFHGPVLLDAEALLEKYRNLLDVVEATALSPEKSRDLIHAIAQDL from the coding sequence ATGCCCCCCAAGCCCTCGGCGTCGGCCCGCCGCATCCGGCTTGCCGTTGAGCTGCGCAAGATGCGCGAGCGAGCGGGCATGACGGCAACTGAGGCAGCCCGCACACTCGGGGTCAGTCAGGGGCAACTCAGCAACATCGAGTCGGCCCGATTCGGGGTCAGCCCCGACCGTCTCAGGGCGATGGCCAACACGTACACCTGCTCGGACCAGGCTTTCGTCGAAGCCCTGGTCGACATCGCGACCGACAAGACGCGTGGCTGGTGGGAGTCGTACCGGGAGGTCCTGCCATCGGGCCTGCTCGACCTCGCCGAACTGGAGCACCACGCCACCGCCGTGCGCACCGCGTACACAACCCACGTCTCGGGATTGCTTCAGACCCATGACCACGCCCGCGAGATCTTCCGCCACGTGATCCCCGCCCCCACACCTCCCGAGGTCGAACACCGCGTCTCGCATCGCATCAAGAGGCAAGACGTCATCTACCGGGCCGATCCGATCCCCTACCGCACCGTGATCCATGAAGCAGCCCTGCGCATGCGCGTCGGCGGCCGGGACGTAGCACGCGCCCAGCTTCAGCACCTGCTCGACATGAGCGAGCAGGAGCACATCACCGTGCGCGTACTCGCATTCGACGTCGGGGCCTTCCCTGGGTCAGGCCAGTCCATCAACTACCTGCACGGCCCTGTCCCACAGCTCGACACCGCTCAACTCGACCAGTTCCACGGTCCCGTACTCCTGGACGCCGAAGCACTCTTGGAGAAGTACCGGAACCTGCTCGACGTAGTGGAGGCCACTGCTCTCAGCCCTGAGAAGTCCCGGGACCTGATCCACGCCATCGCCCAAGACCTGTGA
- a CDS encoding ATP-binding protein: MATVSPPWSYTLQLPHDPRAPGIARGTLRLILAAHEMSELAPTAELLATELLTNSHRHTSGPYALRVLSTESDRLRVAVWDSDPRVPPGFSDVPPQAAETAEHGRGLHLVRACADTWGASVLRELGASKGGKLLWAECGAG; encoded by the coding sequence ATGGCAACCGTATCCCCGCCCTGGTCCTACACCCTGCAACTTCCGCACGATCCGCGGGCTCCGGGCATCGCCCGGGGAACCCTCAGGCTGATTCTGGCCGCCCATGAGATGTCCGAACTCGCCCCCACGGCAGAGCTGTTGGCGACGGAGCTGCTCACGAACTCGCACCGTCACACCAGTGGCCCGTACGCCCTGCGGGTCCTGTCGACCGAGTCGGACCGGCTGCGGGTCGCCGTATGGGACTCCGACCCGAGAGTCCCGCCCGGCTTCAGCGACGTACCCCCGCAGGCCGCGGAAACCGCCGAGCACGGCCGAGGCCTGCACCTCGTACGGGCCTGCGCCGACACGTGGGGCGCGTCCGTGCTGCGCGAACTGGGCGCGTCGAAGGGCGGCAAGCTGCTGTGGGCCGAATGCGGCGCGGGGTGA
- a CDS encoding HIT family protein, with product MTAPDCYACAKEARFDELPPRECVVFDQHWRVAHVFDTALPGWLVLLPRRHVTAVHDLTDAEAAALGTWQVKLSRALRGVTGCVKTYVVQFAETEGFAHVHFHIVPRMANLPEAQRGPGVFELLGGPEHERVTADQADHVAHALRAQLLRLGGATPQSP from the coding sequence ATGACGGCTCCCGACTGCTATGCGTGCGCCAAGGAAGCGCGGTTCGACGAGCTTCCGCCCCGCGAGTGCGTCGTGTTCGACCAGCACTGGCGGGTGGCCCATGTCTTCGACACCGCGTTGCCCGGCTGGCTGGTGCTGCTGCCCCGACGCCACGTCACGGCCGTCCATGACCTCACCGATGCCGAGGCAGCCGCTCTGGGAACCTGGCAGGTCAAGCTCTCCCGGGCCCTCCGCGGGGTGACCGGCTGCGTCAAGACCTACGTCGTGCAGTTCGCAGAAACCGAAGGCTTCGCCCACGTGCACTTCCACATCGTGCCGCGTATGGCGAATCTGCCGGAAGCCCAACGAGGGCCGGGGGTCTTCGAGTTGCTTGGGGGCCCAGAGCACGAGCGAGTCACAGCTGACCAGGCAGACCACGTGGCCCATGCTCTTCGCGCTCAGCTTCTTCGCCTCGGCGGCGCCACTCCCCAGTCGCCTTGA
- a CDS encoding CapA family protein, with amino-acid sequence MTGCADGSPDRRPQPSRPSPVPSPSAPPRLPLVLAVHPTRAAGLSADPALLGHVRSGRQLTWQQLGGTGGVARVVRGPHAEDSGASAPSDTDAVLAVQRDPDTVAVVRADALGPGVAALPVDGRDPVTDPRGYPVTVDAEAGPGAVATTLWTGDIMLGRRVGIEIAASGDPALPFSRTARRLAAADLTVGNLECALSRAGPATQGGDSFAADPASLSGLREAGFDVLTLANNHLGDFGAEALRRTVSSARSAGFTTVGAGENLTAAREPAIVRVGAVRFGILAFNAIGETPAAGPTSAGAVRLRMPPRTGPLSASDLAALETSVRALRARADVVVVCPHWGEQYTHRPVAAQHTVARRLVDAGADAVIASHPHWVQGMELYKGALVAHSLGNFIFDMTFSREVQQGVVLELVFWGAKAMAARLLPVAIGTRHVPYFLEPAGSEAREILADVWRTSGEPYNAL; translated from the coding sequence ATGACCGGATGCGCCGACGGTTCCCCGGACCGTCGACCACAGCCGAGTAGGCCCTCGCCCGTACCGTCCCCTTCTGCCCCTCCCCGGCTCCCGCTCGTCCTTGCCGTCCATCCGACACGGGCCGCAGGCCTGTCCGCCGACCCGGCGCTCCTGGGCCACGTACGGTCCGGCCGACAGCTGACCTGGCAGCAACTCGGCGGCACGGGCGGGGTCGCGCGGGTGGTCCGCGGACCGCACGCGGAGGACTCCGGCGCCTCCGCGCCCTCCGACACGGACGCGGTACTGGCCGTACAGCGCGACCCCGACACGGTGGCCGTAGTACGGGCGGACGCACTCGGCCCCGGCGTAGCGGCGCTGCCCGTCGACGGCCGCGACCCCGTGACGGACCCCCGCGGCTACCCCGTGACGGTCGACGCCGAGGCCGGTCCGGGCGCGGTCGCCACGACTCTCTGGACCGGCGACATCATGCTGGGCCGGCGGGTCGGCATCGAGATCGCCGCGTCCGGCGACCCGGCGCTCCCCTTCTCCCGGACCGCGCGCCGCCTCGCAGCGGCCGACCTGACCGTGGGGAACCTGGAGTGCGCCCTGTCCCGGGCGGGGCCTGCCACCCAGGGCGGCGACTCCTTCGCCGCCGACCCGGCCTCCCTCTCCGGCCTACGCGAGGCCGGTTTCGACGTCCTGACCTTGGCCAACAACCACCTCGGCGACTTCGGCGCGGAGGCCCTGCGACGCACGGTGAGCAGCGCCCGGTCCGCCGGGTTCACGACCGTAGGCGCGGGCGAGAACCTGACCGCCGCCCGCGAACCGGCCATCGTGCGCGTGGGAGCCGTACGTTTCGGAATCCTCGCCTTCAACGCGATCGGCGAGACCCCGGCGGCGGGCCCCACGAGCGCGGGCGCGGTACGGCTGCGGATGCCGCCCCGCACCGGCCCCCTCTCCGCCTCCGACCTGGCCGCGCTGGAAACCTCGGTCCGCGCCCTGCGCGCCCGCGCCGACGTGGTGGTCGTCTGCCCGCACTGGGGCGAGCAGTACACGCACCGCCCGGTCGCGGCCCAGCACACGGTGGCCCGCCGGCTCGTCGACGCGGGCGCCGACGCGGTCATCGCCTCGCATCCGCACTGGGTGCAGGGCATGGAGCTGTACAAGGGCGCACTCGTCGCCCACTCACTGGGCAACTTCATCTTCGACATGACCTTCTCCCGCGAGGTCCAGCAGGGCGTGGTCCTTGAGCTGGTGTTCTGGGGAGCGAAGGCGATGGCGGCCCGGCTGCTGCCGGTGGCGATCGGGACGCGACACGTGCCGTACTTCCTGGAGCCGGCGGGCAGCGAGGCCCGCGAGATCCTGGCCGACGTGTGGCGAACAAGCGGCGAGCCTTACAACGCCCTATAA